In Malus sylvestris chromosome 15, drMalSylv7.2, whole genome shotgun sequence, a single genomic region encodes these proteins:
- the LOC126604282 gene encoding uncharacterized protein LOC126604282, translating into MAWWEGSDETRLLIAADTAETGNDAGQLLSLRHPKSGNKMCCLFVNEVLQELNWFKQSYTSWFLGDYVAEDGGLYTATPVDPVFIFLPIFEEARMKKGDDPGKFRLLDDIIFIEGYPGYHKLLSIAENCMQLVCEIKEIGSSKFFRLDDSKVLAWLYHKVCQLKQRLSTLDHNYAAREEKDILTDAVSVLGEYVKDEPWLKLLSDRLRIDFTEATRKTSDIEFLPTATGSDLGPFNGLQEKSKSENKPTRSGRQAKKAKVETESHNIRDMFTRASSRRKK; encoded by the exons ATGGCTTGGTGGGAAGGCTCCGACGAAACCCGTCTTCTCATCGCAGCAG ATACTGCTGAAACCGGAAACGACGCCGGGCAATTGCTTTCGCTTCGCCATCCCAAGTCCG GAAACAAAATGTGCTGCCTTTTTGTAAATGAGGTTCTTCAGGAACTTAATTGGTTCAAGCAATCCTACACTTCTTGGTTTCTGGGTGATTACGTTGCTGAAG ATGGTGGATTGTATACTGCCACTCCAGTTGACCCTGTGTTCATTTTCTTGCCCATTTTCGAAGAAGCTAGAATGAAG AAGGGGGATGATCCTGGGAAGTTCAGGCTTTTAGATGATATAATCTTCATCGAAGGCTATCCTGGATATCATAAACTACTGTCCATTGCGGAGAACTGTATGCAATTAGTTTGCGAAATTAAAG AAATTGGATCCTCGAAATTTTTTAGGCTGGATGATTCCAAGGTTCTGGCTTGGTTGTACCACAAG GTCTGTCAGCTAAAACAGAGACTATCCACTTTGGACCATAATTATGCTGCACGGGAAGAGAAAGACATAT TGACTGATGCAGTTTCAGTATTAGGGGAATACGTGAAGGATGAGCCCtggttgaagcttttgagtGACCGTTTGAG GATAGATTTTACAGAAGCAACAAGAAAAACGTCAGATATCGAATTTCTCCCAACTGCCACAGGAAGTGACCTGGGGCCTTTTAATGGTTTACAG GAAAAGAGTAAGAGCGAGAATAAGCCTACCCGATCTGGAAGGCAAGCGAAGAAGGCCAAAGTGGAGACGGAATCACATAACATCAGAGATATGTTTACTAGGGCTTCTTCAAGAAGGAAAAAGTGA